The following proteins are co-located in the Ictalurus punctatus breed USDA103 chromosome 14, Coco_2.0, whole genome shotgun sequence genome:
- the upf2 gene encoding regulator of nonsense transcripts 2 isoform X3 → MPAERKKSVNSDEKETGSFSNKDREKDRDGDRRPTFSRDKGRDESKMSGKKEGGKSAEEKKRRIEEEKRRREEKERKKREEEKQKAEEEQKRKEEEERKQKEEQEKKQLEEEAKRQKEEEAAQLKEKEEAQQLHQEAWERHQTRKELRVKNQHAQESRPEEAFFSRLDSSLKKNTAFVKKLRTLTEQQRSSLSHDFDSLNLSKYIGEAVSSLVEAKLKISDVGCAVHLCSLFHQRYADFAPQLLAAWKRHFEARKEEKAPNVSKLRTDLRFIAELTIVGLFTDKEGLSLIYEQLKTIIGADRETHTHVSVVISFCKHCGDDIAGLVPRRVKSAAEKFGLVFPPSEIINGEKQQPFQNLLREYFTSLTKHLKKDHRELQNIERQNRRILHSKGELSEDRHKQYEEFATCYQKLLANTQSLADLLDENMPELPQDKSVQEEHGPGIDIFTPGKPGDYELDGGIWEDEDARNFYENLVDLKAFVPAILFKDNEKASQSKDKDESKEAKEGRDGKDSSCTDELELELEALDIADDPLELEAADEAENEELAKKLLDEQEQEDEEASTGSHLKLIVDAFIQQLPNCVNRDLIDKAAMDFCMNMNTKSNRRKLVRALFTVPRQRLDLLPFYSRLVATLHPCMSDVAEDLCSMLKGDFRFHVRKKDQINIETKNKTVRFIGELAKFKMFSKTDTLHCLKMLLSDFSHHHIEMACTLLETCGRFLFRSPESHLRTSVLLEQMMRKKQAQHLDARYVTMVENAYYYCNPPPMEKTVRKKRPPLQEYIRKLLYKDLSKVTTEKVLRQMRKLPWHEADLKSYLICCMVNIWNVKYNSIHCVANLLAGLVAYQEDVGIHVVDGVLEDIRLGMEVNQPKFNQRRVSSAKFLGELYNYRMVESAVIFRTLFSFISFGVNPDGSPSPLDPPEHLFRIRLVCTLLDTCGQYFDRGSSKKKLDCFLIYFQRYIWWKKSLEVWTKDHQFPIDIDYMISDMLDLLRPKMHLCCSLEEACQQVAELEREVLSKLGFTIEKDGSCSRTVGEVEALDEEDEEDEDERGAETEEQSGNESEMNEPEEEEGSENEEEERDEEEENTDYLTDSNKENETDEENNEVMIRGGGLKHVACAEDDDFIQALDKMMLENLQQRSGEAVKVHQLDVAIPLQLKSQLKKGSTPSCSGDAEADNDTMQFVMLTRKGNKQQFKILNVPLSSHLAANHFNQQQAEQEERMRMKKLTLDINERQEQEDYQEMMQSLAQRPAPANTNRERRPRYQHPKGAPNADLIFKTGGR, encoded by the exons ATGCCGGCTGAACGCAAGAAGTCAGTAAACTCGGACGAGAAAGAGACGGGCTCCTTCAGTAACAAGGACCGGGAGAAAGACCGAGACGGCGACAGAAGGCCGACGTTCTCCCGAGACAAGGGCCGAGATGAGAGCAAAATGAGCGGAAAGAAAGAGGGCGGCAAGTCGGCCGAGGAGAAGAAGCGGAGGATCGAGGAGGAGAAGCGGCGGCGAGAAGAGAAGGAGCGGAAAAAGCgggaggaggagaagcagaaggctgaagaggagcagaagaggaaggaagaagaagagcgAAAGCAGAAGGAGGAACAGGAAAAGaagcagctggaggaggaaGCGAAACGGCAGAAGGAAGAGGAGGCGGCTCAGCTAAA GGAGAAGGAAGAAGCTCAGCAGCTGCACCAGGAGGCCTGGGAGAGACACCAAACCAGAAAGGAGCTGCGTGTGAAGAATCAGCACGCGCAAGAGAGCCGCCCTGAAGAAGCCTTTTTCAGCCGCCTGGATTCCAGCCTGAAGAAGAACACGGCCTTCGTTAAGAAGCTCCGCACCCTCACGGAGCAGCAGCGCAGTTCGCTCTCGCACGACTTCGACTCGCTCAATCTCAGCAAGTACATCGGCGAGGCGGTCAGCTCGCTGGTGGAAGCCAAGCTGAAGATCTCGGATGTGGGCTGCGCCGTGCACCTGTGCTCGCTTTTCCACCAGCGCTACGCCGACTTTGCGCCGCAGCTGCTGGCTGCCTGGAAGAGGCACTTCGAGGCGCGCAAGGAGGAGAAAGCTCCGAACGTCAGCAAGCTGCGCACGGACCTGCGCTTCATAGCTGAACTCACCATCGTGGGCCTGTTCACCGATAAGGAAGGGCTCTCTCTGATCTACGAGCAGCTGAAAACCATCATCGGGGCCGACCGTGAAACCCACACCCACGTCTCCGTGGTGATCAGCTTCTGCAAGCACTGCGGCGACGACATCGCCGGGCTGGTGCCTCGCCGCGTGAAGAGCGCGGCGGAGAAGTTCGGCCTGGTCTTCCCTCCCAGCGAGATCATCAACGGCGAGAAGCAGCAGCCCTTCCAGAACCTGCTCAGGGAGTATTTCACGTCTCTCACCAAGCACCTGAAGAAAGATCACCGCGAGCTGCAGAACATCGAACGACAAAACAG GCGTATCCTTCACTCGAAAGGAGAGCTGAGCGAGGATCGACATAAGCAGTACGAGGAGTTTGCGACGTGCTACCAGAAGCTGCTGGCTAACACTCAGTCTCTGGCAGATCTGCTGGATGAGAACATGCCTGAGCTGCCTCAGGATAAATCCGTCCAAgaag AACACGGCCCGGGGATCGACATCTTCACTCCAGGGAAGCCAGGAGACTACGAGCTGGACGGAGGGATCTGGGAGGACGAGGATGCGCGGAACTTTTACGAGAACCTGGTGGACCTGAAGGCTTTCGTCCCCGCCATCCTGTTCAAGGACAACGAAAAGGCCAGCCAGAGCAAAGACAAGGACGAGAGCAAAG AAGCGAAAGAGGGCCGCGATGGGAAAGACTCGAGCTGCACGGACGAGCTGGAGCTGGAGCTCGAGGCTCTGGATATCGCAGACGACCCTCTGGAGCTCGAAGCCGCCGACGAGGCCGAGAACGAAGAGCTGGCCAAGAAACTCCTCGACGAGCAAG AACAAGAGGACGAGGAAGCCAGCACCGGGTCTCATCTCAAACTCATCGTCGACGCGTTCATCCAGCAGCTTCCCAACTGCGTCAACAGAGACCTGATCGACAAG GCTGCCATGGACTTCTGTATGAACATGAACACCAAGTCCAACCGCAGGAAGCTCGTGCGCGCGCTCTTCACCGTCCCCAGGCAGAG GCTGGACCTCTTGCCTTTCTATTCGCGGCTGGTGGCGACGCTGCACCCGTGCATGTCTGACGTCGCGGAGGATCTCTGCTCCATGCTCAAAGGAGACTTCCGTTTCCAC GTAAGAAAGAAGGACCAAATCAACATCGAGACCAAGAATAAGACGGTGAGGTTTATAGGCGAGTTGGCCAAGTtcaaaatgttttccaaaaCGGACACGCTGCACTGCCTGAAG ATGCTGCTGTCGGATTTCTCCCATCACCACATCGAAATGGCCTGCACTTTACTGGAGACGTGCGGACGCTTCCTCTTCAGGTCGCCCGAGTCGCACTTGCGTACCAGCGTCCTACTG GAGCAAATGATGCGGAAGAAGCAGGCCCAGCACCTGGACGCTCGCTACGTGACGATGGTCGAGAACgcctactactactgcaacccGCCTCCCATGGAGAAAACCGTGCGCAAGAAGAGGCCTCCTCTGCAGGAGTACATCCGCAAACTGCTCTACAAAGACCTGTCCAAGGTTACCACGGAGAAG gttttAAGGCAGATGCGCAAATTGCCGTGGCACGAAGCCGATTTGAAGAGCTACCTGATCTGCTGCATGGTGAACATCTGGAACGTGAAGTACAACAGTATCCACTGCGTGGCGAACCTGCTGGCCGGACTGGTGGCGTATCAGGAAGACGTCGGTATACACGTAGTGGATGGCGTACTGGAGGATATACGCCTTGGCATGGAG gtgAACCAGCCGAAGTTCAACCAGCGGCGCGTCAGCAGCGCAAAGTTCCTGGGCGAGCTGTACAACTACCGCATGGTGGAGTCGGCCGTGATCTTCCGCACGCTCTTCTCTTTCATCTCGTTCGGCGTGAATCCGGACGGCTCGCCCAGTCCTCTGGATCCTCCCGAGCACCTGTTTCGCATCCGCTTGGTGTGCACGCTGCTCGACACCTGCGGCCAGTACTTCGACCGCGGCTCCAGCAAGAAGAAGCTCGACTGCTTCCTCATCTACTTCCAG aggtATATCTGGTGGAAAaagagtttggaggtgtggactaaaGATCACCAGTTTCCCATCGATATCGACTACATGATCAGCGACATGTTGGATTTGCTGCGACCCAAAATGCACCTGTGCTGCTCTCTGGAGGAAGCCTGCCAACAGGTCGCTGAACTTGAGAGAGAAGTCCTCAGCAAACTGg gctttACTATAGAGAAGGACGGAAGCTGTTCCAGGACCGTGGGGGAAGTCGAGGCTCTGGACGAGGAGGACGAGGAAGACGAAGACGAGCGCGGGGCAGAGACCGAAGAGCAGTCCGGAAACGAGAGCGAGATGAACGAACCCGAGGAGGAG GAAGGCTCGGAGAACGAGGAAGAAGAGCGTGACGAGGAGGAAGAGAACACCGACTACCTGACCGACTCCAATAAAGAGAACGAGACCGACGAGGAAAACAAC GAGGTGATGATTCGTGGCGGAGGGCTGAAGCACGTGGCCTGCGCTGAGGACGACGACTTCATTCAGGCTCTGGACAAGATGATGTTGGAAAACCTGCAG cagCGCAGTGGCGAGGCAGTGAAAGTGCACCAACTTGACGTCGCTATACCGCTGCAGCTGAAGAGCCAGTTGAAGAAAGGCTCCACCCCCTCGTGCTCGGGAGACGCCGAGGCCGACAACGACACCATGCAGTTCGTCATGCTGACCAGGAAAGGCAACAAACAGCAG TTTAAGATCCTGAACGTGCCGCTGTCGTCACATCTGGCCGCTAATCACTTCAACCAGCAGCAGGCAGAGCAGGAGGAGCGCATGCGCATGAAGAAACTCACTCTAGACATCAATGAAAGGCAGGAACAGGAAGACTACCAGG AGATGATGCAGTCGCTGGCTCAGAGACCCGCCCCTGCTAACACAAACCGAGAGCGCAGACCGCGTTACCAGCACCCTAAAGGAGCACCGAACGCAGACCTGATATTCAAGACTGGGGGAAGGTAA